In Myotis daubentonii chromosome 6, mMyoDau2.1, whole genome shotgun sequence, a genomic segment contains:
- the LOC132237073 gene encoding ADP-ribosylation factor 1-like, with protein MGNIFANLFKGLFGKKEMCILMVGLDRAGKTTIVYKLKLGEILTTTPTIGFNVETVKYKNISFIVWDANSQDKSRPLWRHCCPNGQGLIFVVDSTDQERMDEARQEMMRMMTELKDVVLLVLANKQDLPNAMSTAEITDKLGLHSLHHRNWYLQATSAITGAGLYEGLDWLANQFQNQN; from the coding sequence ATGGGAAATATCTTTGCGAACCTCTTCAAGGGCCTTTTTGGCAAAAAAGAAATGTGCATTCTCATGGTGGGCCTGGACCGTGCTGGGAAGACCACCATCGTGTACAAACTGAAGTTGGGTGAGATCTTGACCACCACGCCCACTATAGGTTTCAACGTGGAGACTGTGAAGTATAAGAACATCAGCTTTATCGTGTGGGACGCGAACAGCCAGGACAAGAGCCGGCCTCTGTGGCGCCACTGCTGCCCAAACGGACAAGGGCTCATCTTTGTGGTGGACAGCACTGACCAGGAACGCATGGACGAGGCCAGACAGGAGATGATGCGGATGATGACAGAGCTCAAGGATGTTGTCCTGCTAGTGCTTGCAAACAAGCAGGACCTCCCCAATGCCATGAGCACAGCTGAGATCACAGACAAGCTGGGCCTGCACTCTCTGCACCACAGGAACTGGTACCTTCAGGCCACCTCTGCCATCACTGGGGCTGGGCTCTATGAGGGACTGGACTGGCTGGCCAATCAGTTCCAGAACCAGAACTGA
- the LOC132237072 gene encoding ADP-ribosylation factor 1-like codes for MGSDSASVTAMKRIRIRVNKYLLKSDKIEPAPGSEQQQQHRGCQGFLWPLSLPLVYSMGNIFANLFKGLFGKKEMRILMVGLDAAGKTTILYKLKLNEIVETVPTIGFNLETVEHKNISFVVWDVHSQDKSRVFWSQYCPGRHGLIFVVDSTDQERMDEVRQELMRMMTELKDVVLLVLANKQDLPNAMSTAEITDKLGLHSLHHRNWYLQATSAITGAGLYEGLDWLANQFQNQN; via the coding sequence ATGGGTAGTGACAGTGCAAGTGTCACCGCAATGAAAAGAATTAGAATAAGGGTCAACAAATATCTGCTAAAGAGTGACAAAATAGAACCAGCTCCTGgctcagagcagcagcagcagcaccgtgGCTGCCAAGGGTTTCTCTGGCCATTGTCTCTCCCTCTGGTCTACAGCATGGGAAATATCTTTGCGAACCTCTTCAAGGGCCTTTTTGGCAAAAAAGAAATGCGCATTCTCATGGTGGGCCTGGACGCTGCGGGGAAGACCACCATCCTGTACAAACTGAAGCTGAATGAGATCGTGGAAACAGTTCCCACGATAGGTTTCAACCTGGAGACTGTGGAACATAAGAACATCAGCTTCGTCGTGTGGGACGTACACAGCCAGGACAAGAGCCGGGTTTTTTGGAGCCAATACTGCCCAGGCAGACATGGCCTCATCTTTGTGGTGGACAGCACTGACCAGGAACGCATGGACGAGGTCAGACAGGAGTTGATGCGGATGATGACAGAGCTCAAGGATGTTGTCCTGCTAGTGCTTGCAAACAAGCAGGACCTCCCCAATGCCATGAGCACAGCTGAGATCACAGACAAGCTGGGCCTGCACTCTCTGCACCACAGGAACTGGTACCTTCAGGCCACCTCTGCCATCACTGGGGCTGGGCTCTATGAGGGACTGGACTGGCTGGCCAATCAGTTCCAGAACCAGAACTGA